Genomic window (Cystobacter fuscus DSM 2262):
TCGCACGCCATCCTTCCAGCCGATCTTCTTGCCCTCCTCGTAGGTGCGCCCGTGGTAGCTGATGGGCACCTCGAAGACGCGCCAGCCGCCGCGAGCCACCTTGGCGGTGATCTCCGGCTCGAAGCCGAAGCGGTCCTCTTCCACGGTGACGGAGCGGATGACCTCGGCGCGGAAGGCCTTGTAGCAGGTCTCCATGTCGGTGAGGTTCAGGTTGCTCGTCATGTTGCTCAACGTGGTGAGCAGGTTGTTGATGACCGAGTGCCAGTAGTAGAGGACGCGCCGGGGCGTGCCGGTGAAGCGGCTGCCGAAGACGACGTCCGCCTCGCCATCGATGATGGGCTGGAGCACGCGGGGGATGTCGCGCGGGTCGTACTCGAGGTCCGCGTCCTGCACGATGATGATGTCCCCGGTGGACTCGGCGAAGCCACGCCGCAGGGCCGCGCCCTTGCCCTGGTTCTTCTCCTGCAGGAGCACGCGCACCTCGTTGCGGTTCTTCGGGGTGCCGCCCACGACCGAGAGGCCCTCGGTGGTCAGACGCTGGAGCAGCTCGCGGCTGCCGTCGCGCGAGCAGTCGTCCACGAGGACGAGCTCTTTCGGGAAGTCCACCGCGGTGACACGGCGGATGATTTCGGCGAGCGTGGAGATCTCGTTGTAGACCGGGATGACGACGGAGACGAGCATGGCGATTGGCGCTCTAATCGATTTCCGGGCTCCGCGCGACTCTTCGTTCTCCCCGGCCCCGGGAAGTAAGACACCCGGCGCCCACCCTCCGAGGATTCGCCATGAGCCCACTCATCGACCGCCTGCAGTCGTACATGCGCCGCGCCGCCGCGCAGCGCTACGAGTCGCTCTCCGTGCCGCCCTTCACGGTGTTCCTCCACGCCTTCGATCCGCTCATCTACTTCAACTACGCCATTCCGGACGGGCCCCTCACCGGGGACGTGCGCGAGCCCTTGCGGCGGCTCCGGGAGGAGTTCCAGCGACGGGGGAGGGTGCCGCGCTTCGAGTACGTCTCCGAGCTGGCCCCGGGCCTGGCGGACACGCTGCTCGCCGCCGGTTTCCGCCAGGAGGCCGAGGCCCGGGTGATGGTCTGCACGCCCGGGACCTTCACGCCCGTGGCGGTGCCGGAGGGGCTCGCGTTGTCGGTCCTCACGTCCAGCTCCTCGCGCGAGGAGGTGTGCGCGTACTGCACCACCGCGCGGCGGGGCTTCTCTCCGGACGAGCCCTATGAGGCCTCCGAGGAGGAGGTGTCCAAGACGCTGGAGGAGCTCGCGCGGGGCCGGGCGATGGTGGGGCGGGTGGAAGGAGAGCCCGCCGTGGTGGGCATGTTCACCCCGCCCTCCGAGGGCATCGCCGAGCTCGGCGGGGTGGCGACGCTCGAGCGCTTCCGCAAGCGGGGCCTTGGCACCGCGCTGACGTCCCGCCTGGCCCAGGAGGCCTTCGCGGGGGGCGTGGACCTGCTGTTCCTGAGCACCATCACCGAGGAGGCCGGCCGCATCTATGAGCGGGTGGGCTTCCGGTTCGCCACGCGGATGCTCTTCATGGTGGAGGGCTCGCACCCGGAAGGGGCGATGGTGCCCGTCACGGGTTGAGCCGGCGAGGTGGGTCGGGGTGGAGCCGCGTTCCTCGGGTCTCACCGGGCACGGAGGCGCTCACGAAGTCGAGCAGGAGCCGTTGGTAGCGCTCGGGCTCGGAGTCCCGGAGCGTTCCATGGCGGCCCTCGCGGAACACCTCCAGCCGTGCATGGGAGGAGATGCGTCCCGCGAGATCCTCCACCTCGTCTAGATGGGCGTGGCGGTCCCTGGCCCCGGCCAGGAACAGCACGGGAACCTCCTGGGGAATGCCGGCCACGTGGTCGAGCGGGCGGAGCTGCTCCGCGGGCAGGGGCAGGAAGGCGTCTCCGAAGAGCCACATGCCGTGGAACGCCAGTCGGTCGAGCCCCGGTGGCAGGTTGCTCTTCAGCCGGTTGCTCACGGCGGTGCGCAGGTCCCTGTAGGGCGACTCGAGCACGTAGCCCCGAACGCGGGAGCCCACCTCCCGTGAGGCGAAGATGGCGGCCGCCGCCCCGAGCGAGGTGCCGAACACGATTCTCGGGCGATCCGGCGCCTCACGCTCGAGGAAGGCAATACCGGCGAGCACGTCTTGACGGGCACTCCAGCCGAAGTCATTCACCTCACCCTCGGAATCCCCATGGGTGCGCAGGCTGAGGGCCAGCACGCAGTACCCCCGTCCAGAGAACTCCTCGAGGAGAGAGCGCAGCGAGGTGCGAGAGCCCCCGTTGCCATGCAGCATCAGCACGCAGGGCGCGCCGGGCTCCCCCCGCGCCAGCCAGGTTCCGACTTTCGTGCCATCGGCCACGATGAGACGATGCTCCTCGACGGTACCTTGGGCGAGCGCCGGAGCTGGTTCGGGGAAGTAGGGCCGGGCCCGGCGCGTGAGCCGCCACGTCATCAGCGCGCCGGAGACCGCCCAGCCCACACCCAGGAGGGCGAGCACGAGCATGATGAGGCGGAACACCCGAGCGCGAAGGGGGGGCGGGAGCACGGAGACAGACCGTACCCCAGTCCGGCACTTCCTCCGCAAGTGGAGCGGGGGGGCGGCAGTGGTCGGGAAGAAAGGCTTCTACGTGCGCCAGTTCGTTCCGTAGAGTCGTCAGACTGTCGCGTCAGGCCATGGAGGGTGGAAGATGGACCCGAGTGACTTCGAGTCCCGGATGCGCGAGGGCGAATTCTTCCACTCCCTGCGGCTGTTGCGCGGGGCGTGGTGCGTGCTGCGAGTGGATGGACGGGGGTTCTCGCGCTTCACCGAGACGCACTACGACAAGCCCTTCGACGTCCGGATGCACGAGCAGATGGTGCGCACGGCCTCGGCGCTGCTGGAGGAGTTGCAGGGCCTCTACGCCTATACGGAGAGCGATGAGATCTCCGTCCTCTTCCGGCCGGAGTGGTCGCTCTACGACCGGGAGGTGGAGAAGCTGGTGTCGCTCAGCGCGGGCCTGGCCAGCGCCACCTTCACGCACGCGGCGGGGGTGCCGGCCGTGTTCGACAGCCGGGTGTGGCTGGGCGTGAACGAGGACGCGGTGCTGGACTACTTCCGCTGGCGTCAGGCGGACGCGACCCGGTGCGCGCTCAATGGCTGGTGCTACTGGACGCTGCGCAAGGAGGGCCAGAGCGCTGCGCAGGCCTCGCGGGTCCTGCACGGCCAGTCCGTGGGCTTCAAGAACGAGCTGCTCTTCCAGCGCGGCATCAACTTCAACGAGCTGCCGCCCTGGCAGCGGCGGGGCTCGGGCGTGGTGTGGGAGCAGTACGAGAAGGAGGGGATCAATCCCGTCACGGGCCAGACGGTGCGCTCCACGCGCCGCAGGCTGCGCGTGGACCAGGAGCTTCCGATGAAGGACGCCTACGACGCCTATCTCCGCGAGCGGATGCGCCCCGAGTCCTGAGGAACTGGGGCGCGCACGGAGTCTCCGGCTCTGGCGTCAGCCGGCAAGCTCCCGCTCGATTCACTCGGTGACCGAGCGATGCGTGGGCTTCCAGCCCAGCTCGGTTCTCGATGCGGGTGCACGCCGCGCTTGATAATCCGGCACGGCACCACATGCTTCTGTGAAGCCGGTTCACGGATGGGAACGTGGAATGGACAATCGTGCGGGTGAGATGCAGGTGTTCGTGCGCGTCGTGGAGGCGGGAAGCTTCTCCGAGGCGGCACGGCAGATGATGATGACCCCCTCCACGGTCAGCAAGCTCATTGGCCGCATCGAGACGCGGCTGGGGGTGCGGCTCATCGAGCGCTCCACGCGTCGTCTTTCCCTCACCAACGAGGGGCAGGTCTACTACGAGCGCAGCACGTCGCTGCTCACCGAACTCGACGACATCGAGAAGGACCTCTCCCTCGGGGCGCAACATGCGAGCGGGACGGTGCGGGTCAACGCCTCGGTTGCCTTTGGCGCGCGCGGGGTGGAGCCGCTGTTGCCCGCCTTCTGGGCGGCGCATCCCCACATCCGCGTCGACCTGTCGCTCTCCGATGAAATCGTCGACCTCTATCTCGACCGCACCGACGTGGCCTTCCGCGTGGGCGCACTGGAGTCCTCCAGCCTGATCGCGCGCAGGATTGGCACCGCGCGACGCAAGATCGTGGCCTCACCCGCCTATCTCCAGCGGCACGGGGTGCCCCGCACGAGCGACGATCTCGATCACCACAACTGCCTGGGCTTCAACTTCCGCCGGTCCGCGCCCGTCTGGCCCCTCAAGCAGGGCGGGCGCATCGTCGACCGGACCGTTGGGGGCAACCTGCTCGCCAACAACGGCGAGACGGTGCGGCGGATGGCCATCGCGGGCGTCGGGCTCGCCCGGCTCGCTGATTTCCATGTGACGTCGGACCTCGCCGCGGGCCGGTTGGTCGAGGTGCTGGCCGGAGATGGCATGGGCGATGCGGAGGAAGTCCACGCGCTCCATCTCGGAGGTCAGCGCGTGCCCCGGCGGGTACGCGCCTTCCTCGACTTCATGGTCCCCCGCCTCCAGGCTTTCATGAAGGGGAGCTGACCCGAGCCGCCAGGCGAGGCGTGCTAGGAAGGACGCATGACCCGCCTCTTCCGTGCCGCGGACCTCCTCGCCGAGCGCGTGGCCGACGCCGACGTGGAGTGCTTGCAGCCGTTGCTCGAGCATTGCGAGGACTACCACCAGCTCGTCTATGGCCGGCCCGCCACCGAGGACGAAGCCCGCCGGATACCCTCCGAACGGCCCCCGGGCCTGACGCCGGAGCAGCCGCACCTGCTGGCCTTGCGCGACGCGCACGGGCGGAGCGTCGGAGTCCTCGAGGGATTGAGGGACTACCCCTCGCCCGGGGAGTGGTACCTGGGGTTGCTGTTGCTCGTGCCCGAGGCTCGAGGCCAGGGACGGGGCGAGGCCGTGCTCCGGGCCTATGCGGATTGGGTGCGAGCCGAGGGCGGCCGACTGCTCAGGCTGGCGGCGGTGGAACAGAATGAAGCGGGCCGCCGCTTCTGGGCGCGCATGGGCTTCCAGGAGGAGAAGTGGGTGGGTCCCCTGGAGCAGGGGCTGCGCATGAACCGCCTGGTGCGCATGACGATGGCGCTGGGTTGAGGATCAGGATGCCCGCGCGGGGTGCCCGCCCACGACGTAATAGACGGGGAGCACGAAGGTGGTGTCCAGGTGCACGCTGGACACCTCGCTGGAGAGCTTGAGCTCCCAGTGGCAGCTGCGTGAGGCGTGGAGCGCCGTCGAGTGCTCGGGCCCGCCCTCGGGCAGCTCGAGGGGAAGGGCGAGCGCCTTGCCTTCGTGCAGGGCCGCCGCGTCCACGGTGTACGTGTGCGAGTGCTCGATGTGGGTCACCGACTGGGTGAGCCGCTCGTCGCCGCAGCCCGTCGTCTCCGCCCACTCCCGGATGCGCCGCAGCTCGACCTTCACGTTCGACATGCGGGCGAGGCTCCGGGCCTCCAGGTGCACCTGGCACCGGGAGCCGAGTTCCAGGGGCACTCCGGGCAGGAGCAGGCGCATCCGGCCAAAGCGCAGCAGGGCGAGGGTGCCAAGCACCGTGGGCCCGAGCACCCTCGTGAAGATGATGATGTCGAAGCCGAGCAGGACGAGGCCCAGGAGCGCACCGGGCAACACATGCCCCTGGCTGAAGACCCGGCTGTAGAACAGCCAATGAACGACGGCGAGGACCGCCAGGAGGACGAGGCTGACGGGCCAGGAGACCAGGAGCTGCGTCAACCGCTGGTCTTGCAACTCGTGCCGCCAGGAGTGGTCCCAGAGCCAGGGT
Coding sequences:
- a CDS encoding tRNA(His) guanylyltransferase Thg1 family protein; protein product: MDPSDFESRMREGEFFHSLRLLRGAWCVLRVDGRGFSRFTETHYDKPFDVRMHEQMVRTASALLEELQGLYAYTESDEISVLFRPEWSLYDREVEKLVSLSAGLASATFTHAAGVPAVFDSRVWLGVNEDAVLDYFRWRQADATRCALNGWCYWTLRKEGQSAAQASRVLHGQSVGFKNELLFQRGINFNELPPWQRRGSGVVWEQYEKEGINPVTGQTVRSTRRRLRVDQELPMKDAYDAYLRERMRPES
- a CDS encoding LysR family transcriptional regulator; amino-acid sequence: MDNRAGEMQVFVRVVEAGSFSEAARQMMMTPSTVSKLIGRIETRLGVRLIERSTRRLSLTNEGQVYYERSTSLLTELDDIEKDLSLGAQHASGTVRVNASVAFGARGVEPLLPAFWAAHPHIRVDLSLSDEIVDLYLDRTDVAFRVGALESSSLIARRIGTARRKIVASPAYLQRHGVPRTSDDLDHHNCLGFNFRRSAPVWPLKQGGRIVDRTVGGNLLANNGETVRRMAIAGVGLARLADFHVTSDLAAGRLVEVLAGDGMGDAEEVHALHLGGQRVPRRVRAFLDFMVPRLQAFMKGS
- a CDS encoding GNAT family N-acetyltransferase, with protein sequence MSPLIDRLQSYMRRAAAQRYESLSVPPFTVFLHAFDPLIYFNYAIPDGPLTGDVREPLRRLREEFQRRGRVPRFEYVSELAPGLADTLLAAGFRQEAEARVMVCTPGTFTPVAVPEGLALSVLTSSSSREEVCAYCTTARRGFSPDEPYEASEEEVSKTLEELARGRAMVGRVEGEPAVVGMFTPPSEGIAELGGVATLERFRKRGLGTALTSRLAQEAFAGGVDLLFLSTITEEAGRIYERVGFRFATRMLFMVEGSHPEGAMVPVTG
- a CDS encoding GNAT family N-acetyltransferase, which encodes MTRLFRAADLLAERVADADVECLQPLLEHCEDYHQLVYGRPATEDEARRIPSERPPGLTPEQPHLLALRDAHGRSVGVLEGLRDYPSPGEWYLGLLLLVPEARGQGRGEAVLRAYADWVRAEGGRLLRLAAVEQNEAGRRFWARMGFQEEKWVGPLEQGLRMNRLVRMTMALG
- a CDS encoding alpha/beta hydrolase; protein product: MLVLALLGVGWAVSGALMTWRLTRRARPYFPEPAPALAQGTVEEHRLIVADGTKVGTWLARGEPGAPCVLMLHGNGGSRTSLRSLLEEFSGRGYCVLALSLRTHGDSEGEVNDFGWSARQDVLAGIAFLEREAPDRPRIVFGTSLGAAAAIFASREVGSRVRGYVLESPYRDLRTAVSNRLKSNLPPGLDRLAFHGMWLFGDAFLPLPAEQLRPLDHVAGIPQEVPVLFLAGARDRHAHLDEVEDLAGRISSHARLEVFREGRHGTLRDSEPERYQRLLLDFVSASVPGETRGTRLHPDPPRRLNP
- a CDS encoding glycosyltransferase family 2 protein, producing the protein MLVSVVIPVYNEISTLAEIIRRVTAVDFPKELVLVDDCSRDGSRELLQRLTTEGLSVVGGTPKNRNEVRVLLQEKNQGKGAALRRGFAESTGDIIIVQDADLEYDPRDIPRVLQPIIDGEADVVFGSRFTGTPRRVLYYWHSVINNLLTTLSNMTSNLNLTDMETCYKAFRAEVIRSVTVEEDRFGFEPEITAKVARGGWRVFEVPISYHGRTYEEGKKIGWKDGVRALYVIGKYALKR